The Girardinichthys multiradiatus isolate DD_20200921_A chromosome 24, DD_fGirMul_XY1, whole genome shotgun sequence genome has a window encoding:
- the LOC124861709 gene encoding uncharacterized protein LOC124861709 isoform X1 produces MQPRCSRGAAETHSSGPCRTCRSCEAVDVSDRSPPRGGSGAPQAQRPSSAHRRQLRHSSLTLSLPLRKNQAHLKTFSPTHAPPASAVSHPRLSAPAMSSAVTETEESAHSSPLTPLKLVGLVCVFLALCLDVGAVMSPAWVTADDQYYLSLWESCWKPGSYEKWQCSSTLGSDWQVATLALLLGGGALVLMSFLVALVAVCIGTRRRFYAPVAFMLFAAEEQRFDTRACSPLYSPKSELQTIKFQLIKSQEISCPPGLQLGPLPHQVHREHQPEDLSRVQLGLRAGLGRDHFFLWWGNPLLPQPQELRGLLLTPVKAGYFTATWWQRSRLGEGEFVFNS; encoded by the exons atgcAACCAAGAtgctctagaggagctgcagagacccacagctcag GACCCTGTCGCACCTGCAGGTCTTGTGAAGCCGTTGACGTCAGCGATAGGTCCCCGCCGCGCGGCGGCAGCGGTGCCCCTCAGGCTCAGCGTCCGTCCAGCGCGCATCGCAGGCAGTTGCGGCACTCCAGTCTCACTCTCTCATTGCCGCTCCGTAAGAACCAGGCACACCTAAAGACCTTCTCTCCCACGCATGCACCTCCCGCTTCAGCTGTGAGCCATCCTCGCCTCTCCGCCCCAGCCATGTCATCGGCCGTCACGGAGACGGAGGAGTCGGCGCACAGCTCCCCGCTGACCCCGCTGAAGCTGGTCGGGCTGGTGTGCGTCTTCCTGGCGCTCTGCTTGGATGTGGGAGCCGTGATGAGTCCGGCGTGGGTGACCGCCGACGACCAGTACTACCTGTCCCTGTGGGAGTCCTGCTGGAAGCCGGGAAGCTATGAGAAGTGGCAGTGCAGCAGCACGCTGGGCTCAG ACTGGCAGGTTGCCACGCTAGCCCTGTTGCTCGGGGGCGGAGCCTTGGTGTTGATGTCATTTCTAGTTGCTTTGGTTGCCGTGTGCATCGGTACAAGACGGCGATTCTACGCTCCTGTTGCCTTCATGCTCTTTGCTGCAG AAGAGCAACGATTTGATACCAGAGCTTGTTCTCCTCTCTATTCCCCTAAAAGTGAACTCCAAACCATTAAGTTCCAACTGATTAAAAGTCAGGAAATCAG TTGTCCTCCAGGCCTGCAGCTTGGTCCTCTACCCCATCAAGTTCATCGAGAGCATCAACCTGAGGATCTATCACGAGTTCAACTGGGGCTACGGGCTGGCCTGGGGAGGGACCATTTTTTCCTTTGGTGGGGGAATCCTCTACTGCCTCAACCCCAAGAGCTACGAGGACTACTACTAACTCCAGTTAAAGCTGGGTACTTCACAGCTACATGGTGGCAAAGAAGTAGACTTGGGGAGGGGGAGTTTGTTTTCAACAGCTGA
- the LOC124861709 gene encoding transmembrane protein 47-like isoform X2 produces MQPRCSRGAAETHSSGPCRTCRSCEAVDVSDRSPPRGGSGAPQAQRPSSAHRRQLRHSSLTLSLPLRKNQAHLKTFSPTHAPPASAVSHPRLSAPAMSSAVTETEESAHSSPLTPLKLVGLVCVFLALCLDVGAVMSPAWVTADDQYYLSLWESCWKPGSYEKWQCSSTLGSDWQVATLALLLGGGALVLMSFLVALVAVCIGTRRRFYAPVAFMLFAAVVLQACSLVLYPIKFIESINLRIYHEFNWGYGLAWGGTIFSFGGGILYCLNPKSYEDYY; encoded by the exons atgcAACCAAGAtgctctagaggagctgcagagacccacagctcag GACCCTGTCGCACCTGCAGGTCTTGTGAAGCCGTTGACGTCAGCGATAGGTCCCCGCCGCGCGGCGGCAGCGGTGCCCCTCAGGCTCAGCGTCCGTCCAGCGCGCATCGCAGGCAGTTGCGGCACTCCAGTCTCACTCTCTCATTGCCGCTCCGTAAGAACCAGGCACACCTAAAGACCTTCTCTCCCACGCATGCACCTCCCGCTTCAGCTGTGAGCCATCCTCGCCTCTCCGCCCCAGCCATGTCATCGGCCGTCACGGAGACGGAGGAGTCGGCGCACAGCTCCCCGCTGACCCCGCTGAAGCTGGTCGGGCTGGTGTGCGTCTTCCTGGCGCTCTGCTTGGATGTGGGAGCCGTGATGAGTCCGGCGTGGGTGACCGCCGACGACCAGTACTACCTGTCCCTGTGGGAGTCCTGCTGGAAGCCGGGAAGCTATGAGAAGTGGCAGTGCAGCAGCACGCTGGGCTCAG ACTGGCAGGTTGCCACGCTAGCCCTGTTGCTCGGGGGCGGAGCCTTGGTGTTGATGTCATTTCTAGTTGCTTTGGTTGCCGTGTGCATCGGTACAAGACGGCGATTCTACGCTCCTGTTGCCTTCATGCTCTTTGCTGCAG TTGTCCTCCAGGCCTGCAGCTTGGTCCTCTACCCCATCAAGTTCATCGAGAGCATCAACCTGAGGATCTATCACGAGTTCAACTGGGGCTACGGGCTGGCCTGGGGAGGGACCATTTTTTCCTTTGGTGGGGGAATCCTCTACTGCCTCAACCCCAAGAGCTACGAGGACTACTACTAA